The Janthinobacterium lividum genome has a window encoding:
- a CDS encoding GGDEF domain-containing protein has protein sequence MTIEGTDALHDILAGRKLSALFQPIIQMHSGDIIGYEGLIRGPSDSPLHAPMNLFKVARAHDLTLEVEHLCRQVVLERFAELQLPGKLFLNVSPECLLLRNARHGETLEYIEHIGINPDRVIIELTENQPTYDYELMREAVLHYRNMGFQIAIDDLGEGFSSLRLWSELRPEYVKIDMHFIQGINNDPVKLQFVRSIQEIAEKSGTLVIAEGIEAQTELLVLRDLGVAFGQGYHLGRPNAVPARALPAEVVQALGRNGVAVYPQRSSLEKNGASIRKLLHRVAAVSPQLNNNEVYDIFLKDPKLMIIPVVDDGVPLGLISRFEMIDHFARPYQRELYGKKSCSLFMDATPLIADHETSLQELSYTMVQSDAHHLFNGFIITEQGRYLGMGTGHDLMREITQMQINAARYANPLTQLPGNVPINEHIDRLLHSAARFWVCYCDLDHFKPFNDVYGYRKGDDVIQLTGEILSSHCDPNRDFIGHIGGDDFMILFQSEDWETRCQAMLDDFAAAILAYYSTGDCERGGYISEDRQGKKVFYSLISLSLGVIKVEAHQYYTHHQIATQAAEAKKQAKKIHGNSLFLDRRQGAGVARLDA, from the coding sequence ATGACCATCGAAGGGACGGATGCCTTGCACGATATCCTGGCGGGCCGCAAGCTCAGCGCGCTGTTCCAGCCCATCATCCAGATGCACAGCGGCGATATCATCGGCTACGAAGGCTTGATACGGGGGCCGTCAGACAGCCCCCTGCACGCACCGATGAATCTGTTCAAGGTGGCGCGCGCGCATGACCTGACCCTGGAAGTGGAGCACCTGTGCCGGCAAGTGGTGCTCGAACGCTTTGCCGAACTGCAGCTGCCAGGAAAACTGTTCCTCAACGTCAGCCCCGAATGCCTGCTGCTGCGCAATGCGCGGCATGGCGAAACGCTGGAATACATCGAACATATCGGCATCAACCCTGACCGTGTCATCATCGAGCTGACGGAAAACCAGCCCACCTACGATTACGAACTGATGCGCGAAGCGGTACTGCATTACCGCAACATGGGTTTCCAGATCGCCATCGACGACCTGGGTGAAGGCTTTTCCAGCCTGCGTCTGTGGTCGGAACTGCGCCCGGAATACGTGAAAATCGACATGCATTTCATCCAGGGCATCAATAACGACCCCGTGAAACTGCAGTTCGTGCGCTCGATCCAGGAAATCGCGGAGAAATCCGGCACCCTGGTGATCGCCGAAGGCATCGAGGCGCAGACGGAATTGCTGGTCTTGCGCGATCTGGGCGTGGCCTTCGGACAAGGCTATCACCTGGGCCGGCCCAATGCCGTGCCGGCGCGCGCCCTGCCGGCCGAAGTGGTGCAGGCACTGGGGCGCAACGGCGTGGCCGTGTATCCGCAGCGCAGCAGCCTGGAAAAGAACGGCGCCAGCATCCGCAAGCTGCTGCACCGCGTGGCGGCCGTCTCGCCGCAACTCAATAATAACGAGGTGTACGACATCTTCCTGAAAGACCCGAAGCTGATGATCATTCCCGTCGTCGACGACGGGGTACCGCTGGGCCTGATCAGCCGCTTCGAAATGATCGACCACTTCGCCCGCCCCTACCAGCGCGAACTGTATGGCAAGAAATCGTGCAGCCTGTTCATGGATGCCACGCCCCTGATCGCCGACCACGAGACGAGCTTGCAGGAACTCAGCTACACCATGGTGCAGTCGGATGCCCACCACCTGTTCAATGGCTTCATCATCACCGAACAAGGCCGCTATCTGGGCATGGGCACGGGACACGACCTGATGCGGGAAATCACGCAGATGCAGATCAACGCGGCCCGTTACGCCAATCCGCTCACGCAACTGCCCGGCAACGTGCCCATCAACGAACATATCGACCGCCTGCTGCACAGCGCTGCCCGCTTCTGGGTCTGCTATTGCGACCTCGACCACTTCAAGCCCTTCAACGATGTGTATGGCTACCGCAAGGGCGACGACGTGATCCAGCTGACGGGAGAAATCCTCAGCAGCCATTGCGACCCGAACCGCGACTTCATCGGCCACATCGGCGGCGACGATTTCATGATTTTATTCCAGAGCGAAGACTGGGAAACGCGCTGCCAGGCCATGCTGGACGACTTCGCGGCCGCCATCCTCGCCTACTACAGCACGGGCGACTGCGAACGGGGCGGCTACATCAGCGAAGACCGGCAAGGCAAGAAAGTGTTTTACTCGTTGATCAGCCTGTCGCTGGGCGTCATCAAGGTCGAGGCGCACCAGTACTACACGCACCATCAAATTGCCACGCAGGCGGCCGAAGCGAAGAAGCAGGCGAAGAAAATCCACGGCAACAGTCTGTTCCTGGACCGGCGGCAAGGCGCGGGCGTGGCGCGCCTGGATGCGTAG
- a CDS encoding DUF6386 family protein: MTADTSVRIVTGTATLCVFDPALLRHKLDDDCDWWSIPSEELAAVNAGQVAFFNVGGDGAYDLVVHDELAEPHVVVHLAIVSGRVFIGAGEDVTGGGLEPDTAYGGLFVDVPAGSYRVMARRDGELISLAFVPDTRSSNAFDDLVRI, encoded by the coding sequence ATGACGGCAGACACCTCCGTCAGAATTGTTACCGGCACGGCAACCCTGTGCGTGTTCGACCCGGCCCTCTTGCGTCACAAGCTGGACGATGACTGCGACTGGTGGAGCATCCCCAGTGAGGAACTGGCGGCCGTGAATGCGGGCCAGGTGGCATTTTTCAACGTGGGCGGCGACGGTGCGTATGACCTGGTAGTGCACGATGAACTTGCCGAGCCGCATGTGGTCGTGCATCTGGCTATCGTCTCGGGCCGCGTCTTCATCGGCGCGGGGGAAGACGTCACGGGCGGCGGTCTGGAACCGGACACGGCATACGGCGGCCTGTTCGTGGACGTGCCCGCAGGCAGCTACCGCGTGATGGCGCGCCGCGATGGCGAGTTGATCAGCCTGGCATTCGTGCCCGATACGCGCAGCAGCAATGCGTTTGATGACCTCGTGCGCATCTGA
- a CDS encoding DUF4262 domain-containing protein, whose product MVRQAGEDASEQKVIDDIATHGWHGVHISADEEGPAYAFTIGACHSFGQPEFLIMGLPRYMAHQILDVALDAARSGAVPDFTATTDVLLEGHPCAFVRVPVEQYRNYVGYARWYYQGDDFTLYQIVWPSRDGHFPWDAGASAQYVESQPLLGPAPLAA is encoded by the coding sequence ATGGTAAGGCAGGCAGGCGAGGATGCATCCGAGCAAAAAGTCATCGACGACATCGCCACGCATGGCTGGCATGGCGTCCATATCAGTGCTGATGAGGAAGGTCCAGCTTATGCCTTCACGATAGGTGCTTGCCACAGCTTCGGCCAGCCTGAATTTCTCATCATGGGCTTGCCGCGATACATGGCCCACCAGATACTCGACGTGGCGCTGGACGCCGCGCGCAGCGGCGCCGTCCCGGATTTCACGGCCACCACGGACGTCTTGCTGGAAGGCCATCCTTGCGCCTTCGTGCGCGTGCCCGTCGAGCAATACCGCAACTATGTCGGCTATGCGCGCTGGTATTACCAGGGCGATGATTTTACGCTGTACCAGATCGTCTGGCCGTCGCGCGATGGCCATTTCCCGTGGGATGCCGGGGCCAGCGCACAGTACGTGGAGAGCCAGCCCCTGCTGGGACCGGCGCCGCTGGCGGCATGA
- a CDS encoding SEL1-like repeat protein has product MDKHHTARDSHQAYIWFRTAAEQGNAYAQFNLGLMYKKGEGVAQDDARAFVWLRLAALQRLAFAQNHLGAMYYHGRGVAQSDEDAVLWFRRAAAQGDASAQQNLGQMYRKGRGVLQSDELALVWFYRASEQGVASAQSLLGEAYAQGLGAKKNDALALAWFRKAALQGDAQAQLNLGLVYKRGQGVAQSDAQALAWFRQAAAQGMAVAQRQLGVAYAEGLGVAPDQLRAYAWLQRAAEQDDADAQFNLGLMLARGQGVDKDEARAVVWYRRAALQGHCMAQYNLGGMFAGGRGVARDLHQALDWYARAAAQGASNAQFNLGVMYANGQGVERDEVCAVRWYRTAAEQGDASAQNNLGVMYANGHGVLQDDGLAVQWYARAAGQGHALAQYNLGGMHNSGRGVEKNPVCGYMWLALAAEGGDSGAARALEAAAARLEPVQLQEAQQRMRQWHQVRSPLRPLRPQRD; this is encoded by the coding sequence ATGGACAAGCACCACACTGCCAGAGATAGCCACCAGGCGTATATCTGGTTCCGCACGGCTGCCGAGCAGGGCAATGCCTACGCCCAGTTCAACCTGGGCTTGATGTACAAAAAGGGCGAAGGCGTGGCGCAGGACGATGCGCGCGCCTTTGTCTGGCTGCGCCTGGCCGCGCTGCAACGGCTGGCTTTCGCGCAGAATCACTTGGGTGCCATGTATTACCACGGCCGCGGCGTGGCGCAGAGCGACGAGGACGCCGTGCTGTGGTTTCGTCGCGCGGCCGCCCAGGGGGATGCATCGGCCCAGCAAAACCTGGGGCAGATGTACCGCAAGGGGCGGGGCGTGCTGCAGAGCGACGAGCTGGCCCTGGTGTGGTTTTACCGCGCCTCGGAACAGGGCGTGGCCAGCGCGCAATCGCTGCTGGGCGAAGCCTATGCGCAAGGGCTGGGGGCGAAAAAGAACGATGCGCTGGCCCTGGCCTGGTTCCGCAAGGCAGCCTTGCAGGGCGATGCGCAGGCGCAGCTGAACCTGGGACTCGTCTACAAGCGGGGTCAGGGCGTGGCGCAAAGCGATGCGCAGGCGCTGGCCTGGTTCCGCCAGGCCGCCGCCCAGGGCATGGCCGTGGCGCAGCGGCAACTCGGCGTGGCGTATGCGGAAGGCCTGGGCGTGGCGCCCGACCAGTTGCGCGCCTATGCCTGGCTGCAGCGGGCGGCCGAGCAGGATGACGCCGACGCTCAGTTCAACCTGGGCTTGATGCTGGCGCGTGGCCAGGGCGTGGACAAGGACGAGGCGCGCGCCGTCGTCTGGTACCGGCGTGCCGCCCTGCAAGGCCATTGCATGGCGCAATACAATCTGGGTGGCATGTTTGCGGGCGGGCGCGGCGTCGCCCGCGACTTGCACCAGGCGCTGGACTGGTATGCCAGGGCGGCGGCCCAGGGCGCGTCGAATGCGCAGTTCAACCTGGGCGTGATGTATGCCAATGGCCAGGGCGTGGAGCGCGACGAAGTGTGCGCCGTGCGCTGGTACCGCACGGCGGCCGAGCAGGGCGATGCCAGCGCGCAGAACAACCTGGGCGTCATGTATGCGAACGGCCATGGCGTGCTGCAAGACGATGGCCTGGCGGTGCAATGGTATGCGCGCGCTGCCGGCCAGGGCCATGCGCTGGCGCAGTACAACCTGGGCGGCATGCACAACAGCGGGCGCGGCGTGGAAAAAAATCCCGTCTGTGGCTATATGTGGCTGGCGCTGGCGGCAGAGGGCGGCGATAGCGGCGCGGCCAGGGCCCTGGAAGCGGCTGCCGCCAGGCTGGAGCCGGTACAGCTGCAAGAGGCGCAGCAGCGCATGCGGCAATGGCATCAGGTGCGCTCCCCGCTGCGGCCGCTGCGGCCGCAGCGCGACTGA